From a region of the Candidatus Polarisedimenticolaceae bacterium genome:
- a CDS encoding dihydrofolate reductase family protein has product MSRPFVYVNMAMTADGKITSSAREYPKFTTPHDRRTMDRLRAEADAVLVGAGTLRADDPPLHVRDPEMLRRRAALGKPAGLLNVLVTASASVDPDSGFFTHPASAGRIVATVDDAPPEFLARLAERAEVWTLGSGSVDLAVLCRRLHARGVARLLVEGGGELNWGFFREGLVDEIYLTIAPALLGGRQAPTWLEGDGFAMGERRALELLEVDRVGHELYTRWRVVPR; this is encoded by the coding sequence GTGAGCCGCCCCTTCGTCTACGTGAACATGGCGATGACCGCGGACGGGAAGATCACCTCGTCCGCCCGCGAGTACCCGAAGTTCACGACGCCCCACGACCGCCGCACCATGGACCGGCTCCGCGCCGAGGCCGATGCGGTCCTCGTGGGAGCGGGAACCCTGCGCGCCGACGACCCGCCGCTGCACGTCCGCGACCCGGAGATGCTGCGGCGCCGCGCCGCGCTCGGGAAACCCGCCGGCCTCCTCAACGTTCTCGTCACCGCCAGCGCCTCCGTCGATCCCGATTCGGGGTTTTTCACGCACCCCGCGTCCGCCGGGAGGATCGTCGCGACCGTCGACGACGCCCCGCCCGAGTTCCTCGCGCGGCTGGCGGAGCGTGCGGAGGTCTGGACGCTCGGGTCGGGATCGGTCGATCTCGCGGTGCTTTGCCGGCGCCTGCACGCGCGCGGGGTCGCGCGTCTTCTGGTCGAGGGGGGAGGCGAGCTCAACTGGGGATTCTTCCGCGAGGGTCTGGTGGACGAGATCTACCTCACGATCGCCCCCGCGCTCCTCGGGGGCCGCCAGGCACCGACCTGGCTGGAGGGAGACGGGTTCGCCATGGGGGAGCGGCGCGCCCTCGAGCTCCT